The following coding sequences lie in one Halomonas sp. 'Soap Lake #6' genomic window:
- a CDS encoding J domain-containing protein encodes MSIARFSPFELLLLKSRSQVDTATLLLLAWVLVHRQHVSEGQRRRRLAQVTAQFRHGHELGPIMSIAHSQDLQAIQLAAEVVRKECSNERSLSALYQAITLATDDGEISLANHYILRFLADLLNIAPSTLSTLFQELTGKPLSPPEDPSRDAYWQQHDPEYHARQAQEAQAAEQQAKEAHARAEQRQRAKTEKQQKKQQEQQRQQEATRNAKARARQEQAQREQAQREHEQARQEEARRRQQRQRSSSPPPADRTTRALAVLGLAPGASRTDVRQAYRRMAQLHHPDRFYSESDHLVALASARFQRIKNAYDYLMQTY; translated from the coding sequence ATGTCCATTGCCCGTTTTTCACCCTTTGAGCTGCTGCTGCTAAAAAGCCGCAGCCAAGTGGATACGGCAACCCTGCTATTGTTGGCTTGGGTGCTGGTGCATCGTCAGCACGTTTCAGAGGGCCAGCGCCGCCGCCGCTTGGCTCAGGTAACGGCACAATTTCGCCACGGCCATGAGTTAGGGCCCATTATGAGCATTGCCCATAGCCAAGACTTACAGGCGATTCAGCTAGCTGCCGAAGTTGTGCGCAAAGAGTGTTCTAACGAACGTAGCCTGAGCGCTCTTTATCAAGCCATTACCCTTGCCACGGACGACGGGGAAATCTCTCTGGCAAACCATTACATCTTGCGTTTCCTGGCCGACCTATTAAACATCGCACCCAGCACGCTGAGTACGCTGTTTCAAGAACTGACTGGCAAACCTCTGAGCCCTCCCGAAGACCCTAGCCGGGATGCTTATTGGCAGCAACACGACCCAGAGTACCACGCACGCCAAGCACAGGAAGCTCAAGCGGCCGAGCAGCAAGCCAAAGAAGCCCACGCCCGAGCCGAACAGCGCCAGCGTGCGAAAACAGAAAAGCAGCAGAAAAAACAACAGGAGCAGCAGCGCCAACAGGAGGCAACGCGTAATGCCAAAGCGCGCGCCCGGCAAGAACAAGCCCAAAGAGAGCAGGCCCAGCGGGAGCATGAACAGGCTCGCCAGGAAGAAGCGCGCCGCCGCCAACAGCGCCAACGCTCAAGCAGCCCACCTCCTGCCGACCGCACGACCCGTGCATTGGCCGTGTTAGGCTTAGCACCTGGTGCTAGCCGCACCGATGTACGTCAAGCCTATCGCCGCATGGCACAACTACATCACCCCGACCGCTTCTATTCGGAGAGTGACCACTTGGTAGCCCTTGCATCAGCACGATTTCAACGTATAAAAAACGCCTATGATTATCTAATGCAGACTTATTAA